From a single Nostoc edaphicum CCNP1411 genomic region:
- a CDS encoding helix-turn-helix domain-containing protein — translation MAGGKSETPVSLSDRELQIIDLVAAGLTNQEIAGKLEISKRTVDNHISNILTKTETENRVALVRWALQWGKVCLNDVNCCTLPNQIE, via the coding sequence ATGGCTGGTGGCAAGTCTGAGACCCCCGTTAGTCTGTCAGACAGAGAACTGCAAATTATCGACTTAGTAGCCGCTGGCTTAACTAACCAAGAGATTGCAGGAAAACTGGAGATTAGCAAGCGTACAGTTGATAACCATATCAGTAATATTCTCACCAAGACCGAGACAGAAAATCGAGTAGCCCTTGTCCGCTGGGCTTTACAGTGGGGCAAAGTCTGTTTGAATGATGTCAATTGCTGTACTCTACCTAACCAGATCGAATAA
- a CDS encoding sigma-70 family RNA polymerase sigma factor codes for MVQFDEQLRCLVTEACGHQPGSPQRQKLLTQIIRLTANRLWRESTPYYQDALQQTWLYFCRNVCEGLTGQIYDPTYGTVITWLNAYLKRRLQDFYLNQNREQATTVPLRIRQSISGGTSEIIDPVDNLPANPQAPPILEDLEIWAKTDSDGELRGTYIKGRPDVNCQVLILKRLPPEVSWRELSEEFGMSIPTLSSFYQRQCLPRLRKFAELEGLL; via the coding sequence ATGGTTCAATTCGATGAACAGCTCCGCTGCTTAGTTACAGAAGCCTGTGGACACCAACCTGGAAGCCCTCAGCGTCAGAAGCTGCTCACGCAAATTATTCGCTTGACAGCAAATAGACTCTGGAGGGAAAGTACTCCCTACTATCAAGACGCACTACAACAAACTTGGTTGTATTTTTGTCGCAATGTTTGTGAAGGTTTGACAGGTCAGATATATGACCCCACTTATGGTACTGTCATCACCTGGCTGAATGCTTACCTAAAAAGGAGACTACAAGACTTTTACCTGAACCAGAACCGGGAACAAGCCACTACTGTCCCTCTGAGAATTCGTCAGTCTATATCGGGTGGAACAAGTGAAATCATTGACCCTGTAGATAATCTTCCAGCTAACCCCCAAGCACCTCCAATTCTAGAAGACTTGGAGATATGGGCAAAGACGGATTCTGATGGAGAATTGCGTGGTACTTACATTAAAGGGCGTCCAGATGTGAATTGTCAGGTGTTAATTCTCAAGCGCTTACCCCCGGAAGTTAGCTGGAGAGAATTATCTGAGGAATTTGGAATGTCAATTCCGACATTAAGCAGTTTTTATCAGCGCCAATGTCTACCGCGTTTGCGTAAATTCGCAGAATTGGAGGGATTATTGTGA
- a CDS encoding RnfABCDGE type electron transport complex subunit D codes for MLLKDIRDYQILFLGLFLVLGIGTRDWTLRPEFIGVAIATCLATQWILSLVISHWSLAKNIDASAATLRERQGRTRRVGQSLNIRSALITSLGLGLLLRADHWTTMAIAAALAIASKFIFQVGDKHFFNPANFGIISALILTPDAWVSPGQWGEEWWYGLLFVGTGGMILQRVGRWDTTAAFLGSYSLLEAIRNLWLGWTWDVYWHRLMSGSLLLFALFMITDPRSIPNSRIGRVVWAICIAGLTFILRNYFFISTAVFWALFALAPLTILLDVLWLAPRFAWQEKDEEAGEELLTQHS; via the coding sequence ATGTTGCTAAAAGATATACGAGATTATCAGATTCTATTTCTGGGCTTATTCCTAGTCTTGGGAATCGGTACACGAGATTGGACGCTGCGACCAGAATTCATTGGGGTAGCGATCGCCACTTGTCTTGCAACTCAATGGATATTGTCATTAGTCATTAGTCATTGGTCATTAGCGAAGAACATAGACGCCTCAGCGGCTACTCTTCGAGAACGCCAAGGGCGAACCCGCAGGGTAGGACAAAGCCTAAATATTCGCAGTGCCCTAATTACCTCTTTGGGACTGGGCCTGTTGTTACGGGCTGATCACTGGACGACAATGGCAATAGCCGCAGCACTTGCGATCGCTAGCAAATTTATCTTCCAAGTCGGCGATAAGCATTTCTTTAATCCCGCCAATTTTGGCATCATATCTGCCTTGATTCTCACCCCTGATGCTTGGGTTTCGCCGGGACAATGGGGTGAAGAATGGTGGTATGGGCTATTATTTGTCGGCACTGGCGGCATGATTTTGCAGCGCGTTGGTCGCTGGGACACCACAGCAGCTTTTTTGGGTTCCTACTCTTTGCTGGAAGCCATTCGCAATCTCTGGCTGGGTTGGACTTGGGATGTTTACTGGCACCGATTGATGAGTGGGTCTTTGCTGCTGTTTGCTCTATTTATGATTACAGATCCGCGATCGATTCCCAATTCCCGAATTGGGCGTGTAGTTTGGGCAATCTGTATCGCCGGCTTAACTTTTATCCTGCGAAATTATTTCTTTATTTCCACAGCAGTTTTCTGGGCGCTGTTTGCCCTTGCACCATTGACCATTCTGCTAGATGTTCTCTGGTTAGCCCCAAGGTTTGCTTGGCAAGAAAAAGATGAGGAAGCAGGGGAAGAACTTCTAACTCAGCACTCCTAA
- a CDS encoding DUF6391 domain-containing protein, with protein sequence MNTSAYFQGSSSPFEFFNFDFTIPVSEKVSSIEDQFSDCPQPTQDTDLLKQLSFIPGLKEILMLRQVHALEHATVWVLSESKSAYPGRAESTKVQLDNELLGGLSTEQGFYLYGEVNISDLRRAVTLARYRITSGEWDLAVHPRCGTNLSVAMLLTAGLAVGVHLLLPFRPIEQLIGLGLAATTAAELAPDLGSMAQRYLTTAIPFNLAIENITRTRDVWGREAHFVKVGWQE encoded by the coding sequence ATGAATACTTCCGCTTATTTTCAGGGTAGCTCGTCTCCCTTTGAATTTTTTAACTTTGATTTTACGATACCTGTATCTGAGAAAGTTTCGAGTATTGAAGACCAATTTTCAGACTGTCCGCAACCTACACAAGATACCGACTTACTCAAACAGCTATCGTTTATTCCAGGTTTGAAGGAAATTTTGATGCTGCGGCAGGTTCACGCCTTAGAACACGCTACCGTTTGGGTTCTTAGCGAATCAAAAAGTGCCTATCCTGGCAGAGCAGAATCCACTAAGGTTCAACTAGATAATGAACTATTAGGCGGTTTGTCTACTGAGCAGGGATTCTACCTCTATGGTGAGGTAAATATTAGTGATTTGCGGCGTGCGGTCACACTTGCTCGATATCGCATCACCAGTGGAGAATGGGATTTGGCTGTACATCCCCGTTGTGGCACAAATTTATCAGTAGCAATGCTCTTAACGGCTGGACTAGCTGTGGGTGTGCATCTGTTGCTACCATTTCGCCCAATTGAGCAACTTATAGGTTTGGGGTTAGCAGCAACCACAGCTGCTGAACTCGCACCTGATTTAGGTTCTATGGCACAGCGTTACCTAACAACTGCTATTCCTTTTAACCTAGCAATTGAAAATATTACTCGTACACGGGATGTTTGGGGGCGTGAGGCACATTTTGTTAAAGTGGGCTGGCAAGAGTAA
- a CDS encoding glycosyltransferase: MRKLYFLLPGTDDKFACGGLWAELKALNLAQNFCSADVVTYRQREKGKLFIDDLLKEKNLNDVIFVISWGFDIAQLVAKLKQYNVVYHAHSAGYPFRLPASIPIMTVSRYTMGYWGEKSPNSLIYYLPNQISDEFQNLGLERDIDVLVQARKSSEYLIKELIPALQKRCKVLVVDSYVEDLPGLFNRAKVYLYDSAEYWAQQRVSEGFGLQPMEALACGCQVFSSVNGGLADYLDPGFNCYKIAGYSQEYDVQRIMKVIESSVVFSLSEEFLVEHRTENIIKRFQVIVDELNEFFDHKIQQPSNIKSLTKTRVAKLLAQKIYGKLRKKYFKS; the protein is encoded by the coding sequence ATGAGAAAACTTTACTTCTTACTTCCCGGTACAGATGACAAATTTGCCTGTGGTGGTCTTTGGGCTGAGTTAAAAGCACTTAATCTGGCTCAGAATTTCTGTAGTGCTGATGTTGTAACTTACCGTCAACGAGAAAAAGGTAAGCTTTTCATTGATGATTTACTAAAAGAGAAAAATTTAAATGATGTAATTTTTGTCATCAGTTGGGGATTTGATATAGCTCAACTTGTGGCTAAACTTAAGCAATACAATGTCGTTTACCACGCACATAGTGCAGGTTATCCATTTCGGCTACCTGCGAGTATTCCGATCATGACTGTTAGCCGCTATACAATGGGATATTGGGGAGAAAAATCACCTAATTCTCTAATTTATTATTTGCCAAATCAAATTTCTGATGAGTTTCAAAATTTAGGTCTGGAACGAGATATTGATGTTTTAGTTCAAGCTCGGAAGTCTTCTGAATATTTAATTAAAGAATTGATTCCAGCGTTGCAAAAACGTTGTAAAGTATTGGTTGTTGATTCATACGTTGAGGATTTACCTGGGCTATTTAACCGAGCTAAGGTTTATCTTTATGATTCCGCTGAGTACTGGGCACAACAGCGTGTTAGTGAAGGATTTGGTCTACAACCAATGGAAGCTCTTGCCTGTGGCTGTCAAGTATTTTCTAGTGTCAATGGTGGACTAGCTGATTACTTAGATCCGGGATTTAATTGCTATAAAATTGCTGGATATTCTCAAGAATATGATGTTCAACGTATTATGAAAGTGATTGAATCTTCAGTAGTGTTTAGCTTGTCTGAAGAGTTTTTAGTTGAGCATCGGACTGAAAATATTATTAAGCGTTTCCAAGTTATTGTGGATGAGTTGAATGAGTTTTTTGACCACAAAATCCAGCAACCATCTAATATTAAGAGTTTGACG
- a CDS encoding DUF2330 domain-containing protein, whose amino-acid sequence MKFFRLLTPLLLAIVAVLCFAPAAWAFCGFYVAKADTKLYNKASQVVIARDGDRTILTMANDFQGEVKDFAMVVPVPTVLQKEQVRVTEPKIIERLDAFSAPRLVEYFDSDPCAPVYERELSAAPAPAASNQSARKRSSDDSLGVTVEARFNVGEYDIVILSAKESGGLETWLKRNGYKIPRGAKQLLQPYIRSSMKFFVAKVNLDKFEQSGYQFLRPLQISYQSPKFMLPIRLGMINATTEQDLIVYILSPQGQAEITNYRTVKIPSDANIPIFVKDEFGEFYKSMFQTIYTKEDRKVGFLEYAWDMGSCDPCSAEPLTPEELKQAGVFWLDDNSASNVPVSPNFRRPFPRSNVFISRLHVRYTRDKFPEDLIFQQTANSESFQGRYVLQHPFQGELKCQAGREYKQSLPKRFEQEAQTLAKLTNWKIQDIRNKMKLSVGNLRYSWWENFLSWLGLY is encoded by the coding sequence ATGAAATTTTTTCGACTTTTAACACCATTATTGTTGGCAATTGTAGCTGTTTTGTGCTTTGCACCCGCAGCTTGGGCATTTTGTGGATTTTATGTAGCCAAAGCTGATACAAAACTGTATAACAAAGCTTCTCAGGTTGTGATCGCGCGAGATGGCGATCGCACTATCCTAACAATGGCAAACGACTTTCAAGGCGAAGTCAAAGATTTTGCAATGGTAGTACCAGTACCAACGGTGCTGCAAAAAGAACAAGTTCGCGTCACAGAACCCAAGATTATCGAGCGCCTAGATGCTTTTAGTGCGCCGCGATTAGTTGAATATTTTGATTCAGATCCTTGTGCCCCAGTTTACGAAAGGGAGTTATCAGCAGCGCCAGCGCCAGCAGCAAGCAATCAGTCAGCGCGTAAAAGAAGCAGTGATGATAGTTTAGGTGTGACAGTCGAAGCACGTTTCAATGTGGGCGAGTACGACATTGTGATTCTCAGCGCGAAAGAATCTGGCGGACTGGAAACTTGGCTCAAACGCAATGGCTACAAAATCCCCAGAGGTGCGAAACAATTACTTCAGCCCTACATTCGCTCCTCAATGAAATTCTTTGTTGCCAAAGTCAACTTAGATAAATTCGAGCAATCTGGCTATCAGTTCCTCCGTCCGCTACAAATTTCTTACCAGTCACCTAAATTCATGCTGCCAATTCGTTTGGGCATGATCAATGCTACGACAGAGCAAGATTTAATTGTCTACATTCTCTCGCCCCAAGGACAGGCAGAAATCACTAACTACCGGACGGTGAAAATTCCCTCTGACGCAAACATTCCCATATTTGTCAAAGATGAATTTGGTGAATTTTACAAATCCATGTTTCAAACTATCTACACCAAAGAAGACAGGAAGGTTGGTTTTTTAGAATACGCTTGGGATATGGGTAGTTGCGATCCCTGTTCTGCTGAACCCCTGACCCCAGAGGAACTCAAGCAAGCAGGTGTATTTTGGCTAGATGATAATTCTGCAAGTAATGTACCAGTATCCCCTAACTTTCGTCGTCCCTTTCCTAGAAGCAACGTCTTCATTTCTCGCTTGCATGTCCGCTACACCCGCGACAAATTCCCTGAAGACTTGATATTTCAACAAACTGCCAACAGTGAATCTTTTCAAGGACGCTATGTTTTGCAACATCCGTTCCAAGGGGAACTCAAATGTCAGGCGGGTAGAGAATATAAGCAGTCTTTACCCAAGCGTTTTGAACAAGAGGCGCAAACTTTAGCTAAACTAACCAACTGGAAAATCCAAGATATTCGCAACAAAATGAAGTTGAGTGTAGGTAATCTGAGATATTCTTGGTGGGAAAATTTCTTGTCCTGGCTGGGATTGTATTGA
- a CDS encoding polysaccharide deacetylase family protein yields the protein MQLAPLFPIFYRILQPSFPNCLWGGNPHTKAIALTFDDGPHPQYTPEVLAVLDRYNITASFFWLGICVNRSPGIAKAVSDRGHWIGLHGYDHRSFPMLSPNDLKDSLEKTQAAIYNACNLQPEQVRDVRPPNGLFTPATLKLFFEWNYRSVMWSVVPEDWVRPGVSTVVQRIMQQVKNGSMIVLHDGACGGQDVAATIQILIPQLLQQGYEFVTVDTLWQQVNAN from the coding sequence ATGCAACTAGCTCCCCTCTTCCCAATTTTCTACCGCATTCTCCAGCCGAGTTTTCCCAACTGCCTTTGGGGTGGAAATCCTCATACGAAAGCGATCGCACTCACGTTCGACGATGGGCCACATCCGCAATACACACCCGAAGTCTTGGCAGTGTTAGATCGTTACAATATTACAGCGAGTTTTTTTTGGTTGGGTATTTGTGTCAACCGTTCACCAGGTATTGCTAAAGCCGTTAGCGATCGCGGACACTGGATCGGATTGCATGGCTACGATCATCGCTCTTTTCCCATGCTTTCCCCAAATGACCTAAAGGACAGTTTAGAAAAAACCCAAGCTGCCATCTACAATGCCTGCAACCTGCAACCTGAACAAGTGCGGGATGTCCGCCCCCCCAATGGTTTATTTACACCTGCGACTTTAAAATTATTCTTTGAGTGGAATTACCGTTCAGTAATGTGGAGCGTTGTACCAGAAGATTGGGTACGACCAGGTGTCAGCACCGTAGTACAGCGAATTATGCAGCAGGTGAAAAATGGTTCAATGATTGTCTTGCATGATGGTGCTTGCGGTGGACAAGATGTTGCTGCGACAATTCAAATTCTTATTCCGCAACTGCTACAACAAGGTTATGAGTTTGTAACTGTTGATACTCTATGGCAGCAAGTTAACGCTAACTAA
- a CDS encoding carbohydrate kinase family protein, which yields MSNPRVLCLGEILFDCLADQLGLKLEEVKSWTPYPGGAPANVACALVKLGTPAGFIGAVGEDEPGNALVKLLQDVGVETTGIQRHPTAPTRQVYVTRDLAGDRTFAGFGQYDTAEFADTRLQAKQLSDSLFQEADFLVLGTLELAYPESEKAIHRALELAEHYDLKIVLDVNWRPVFWKEPNIAHQKIPELFNRVDFLKLSKEEAEWLFETADPGAITYRLASIEGVLVTDGENGCTYCLGENEGKLPSFSIPVIDTTGAGDSFLAGFIHQLSQNGIHGLRDAETAKRIVTYASAVGALTTIKAGAIASQPTAAEVEAFLATHQL from the coding sequence ATGAGCAATCCCCGTGTTTTGTGCCTTGGTGAAATTTTGTTTGATTGTTTAGCCGATCAATTAGGGCTAAAGCTGGAAGAAGTGAAATCCTGGACTCCCTATCCAGGAGGGGCACCAGCTAATGTAGCCTGTGCTTTAGTCAAGCTGGGGACACCAGCAGGATTTATCGGAGCCGTTGGTGAAGATGAACCAGGGAATGCACTGGTCAAGCTATTACAAGATGTAGGTGTAGAGACGACGGGGATACAACGCCATCCCACAGCACCAACGCGGCAAGTTTATGTTACACGGGATCTGGCTGGCGATCGCACTTTCGCCGGATTTGGTCAGTATGACACCGCAGAATTTGCCGATACTCGCCTGCAAGCTAAACAATTGTCAGATTCGCTGTTTCAAGAAGCAGATTTTCTGGTTTTAGGTACTTTGGAATTAGCCTATCCTGAAAGTGAAAAGGCAATTCACCGCGCTCTAGAGTTAGCAGAACATTACGACTTGAAGATTGTGCTGGATGTCAACTGGCGTCCTGTATTTTGGAAAGAGCCAAACATCGCCCATCAAAAAATTCCAGAATTATTTAACCGAGTTGATTTCCTCAAACTCTCCAAAGAAGAAGCTGAATGGCTATTTGAAACCGCAGATCCCGGAGCCATCACTTACCGTCTGGCTTCAATTGAAGGGGTACTAGTAACAGATGGAGAAAACGGTTGCACTTACTGTTTAGGTGAAAACGAAGGAAAATTACCTTCATTTTCCATTCCTGTAATTGATACAACTGGTGCAGGGGATAGTTTTTTGGCAGGATTTATCCATCAATTGAGTCAGAATGGTATCCACGGCTTGCGGGATGCAGAAACAGCAAAACGCATTGTCACTTATGCCAGTGCTGTTGGAGCGCTGACTACCATTAAAGCAGGTGCGATCGCTTCTCAACCTACTGCTGCTGAAGTCGAAGCTTTTCTAGCCACACACCAACTTTAG
- a CDS encoding DUF6006 family protein, giving the protein MKNITKWLLGLAIVPASLVLVSSHAKASQVAGEWFFGLWDCNIDGRPAQMQWKVVDDPQTSCSGDVCSTTSGVRLVGRFSDNGSAWVPLGKRFSSTQRQDLGIRYLGAEQDNWYLKYNGRTKIADGWTTWRGKRYPLQCRNRR; this is encoded by the coding sequence ATGAAAAACATCACAAAATGGCTTTTGGGTTTAGCGATTGTTCCTGCAAGTTTGGTATTGGTATCTAGCCATGCTAAAGCCAGTCAGGTTGCTGGTGAGTGGTTCTTTGGTCTCTGGGATTGTAATATTGACGGTAGACCAGCCCAAATGCAGTGGAAAGTAGTCGATGACCCACAAACTAGTTGTAGTGGTGATGTTTGTTCTACTACTTCTGGTGTCCGTCTCGTCGGGCGGTTTAGTGATAATGGTAGTGCCTGGGTTCCTCTAGGAAAACGTTTTTCCAGCACCCAAAGACAAGATTTAGGTATTCGTTATTTAGGTGCAGAACAAGATAACTGGTATCTCAAATACAACGGTCGTACTAAAATCGCAGATGGTTGGACGACATGGCGGGGTAAGCGCTACCCACTGCAATGTCGTAATCGCAGATAA